ATACTGCCATAGCATCTCCCATCACTAATTGTGCAGTTGTACTACTAGTAGGAGCCAAGTTGATAGGACAAGCTTCAGATTCTACTGTTGTATTTAGAATAAAGTCAGATCCTTTGGCAAGAAATGAGGTTGTATTACCAGTAATAGCGATTAAGGTATTGCCAAAACGTTTTAATAAAGGAACAAGTACTTTTATTTCGGGACTATTTCCACTTTTGGAGATACAAATAATGATATCATCATTTTGTACCATTCCTAAGTCGCCATGTATTGCTTCTGCAGCATGAAGGAACATAGATGGGGTACCAGTTGAATTGAAAGTAGCTACCATTTTTTGAGCTATGATGGCACTTTTTCCTATTCCTGTTACGATCAATCTTCCTTTAGAATTGTAGATTGCTTGTGTAGCGTCTGAAAAATTTTCATCTAAATAATCAGTTAATTTTGTAATTGCTTTACTCTCAGCTAATATGGTTTTTTTGGCGGTTGCCAATATATTTTCTTTAGATATCAAAACAGAATGTTTAAAATTTGTAAGTGTAAAAGAAATTAGTATCTTTATGTAATGCAAATTTATACAAAATACCACATAATACCATACAATAAAGAATGAATTCAAACGAAATTGACATCCATAAAGAATTAAAGAAATATTTTGGCTTCAGCCAATTTAAGGGACTACAAGAACAGGTGATAAAAAGTTTGCTTAGCAAACAAAATACATTTGTTATAATGCCAACAGGTGGCGGAAAATCACTCTGTTATCAACTGCCCGCTTTAACACAAGAAGGAACAGCAATTGTTGTTTCGCCTTTGATCGCTTTAATGAAAAACCAAGTGGATGCCATTAGAAGTTTGTCTTCGGAAGCTGGTATTGCCCATGTTTTAAATTCTTCCCTTACGAAAACAGAGATAGCACAAGTTAAAAAAGATATTACATCTGGACTGACTAAATTATTATATGTAGCTCCAGAATCCTTGACCAAAGAAGAAAATGTAAATTTTCTTAAAAGTGTAACTGTTTCATTCGTTGCTATTGATGAAGCCCATTGTATCTCAGAGTGGGGACATGACTTTAGACCAGAATATAGAAATCTAAAAAATATTATAAAGCAGTTGGGTGATATTCCTGTGATAGGACTTACCGCTACTGCTACTCCAAAAGTCCAAGAAGACATTCTTAAAAACTTGGACATGTGCGATGCTAAAACTTTTAAAGCTTCTTTCAACAGACCTAATTTATACTACGAAGTACGCACAAAAACAAAAAATATTGAATCTGATATTATTCGGTTTATAAAACAACATAAAGGAAAATCGGGAATTATTTATTGCTTAAGCCGTAAAAAAGTAGAAGCTATTGCCGAAGTTTTGCAAGTAAACGGTATAAGTGCTGTTCCTTATCATGCTGGATTGGATGCGAAAACCCGTGCGAAACACCAAGATATGTTCCTTATGGAAGATGTTGATGTAGTGGTTGCAACAATCGCTTTTGGAATGGGAATTGATAAACCCGATGTTCGATTTGTCATTCATCACGATATTCCTAAGTCACTGGAGAGTTATTATCAAGAAACGGGACGTGCTGGTCGTGATGGAGGTGAAGGTCATTGTCTAGCTTACTATTCTTATAAGGATGTAGAAAAACTCGAAAAATTCATGTCGGGTAAGCCGGTTGCTGAACAAGAAATTGGATTCGCTTTATTGCAAGAAGTAGTGGCTTATGCTGAAACTTCCATGTCAAGAAGGAAATTTTTACTTCATTATTTTGGTGAAGAGTTCGATAGTGAAACAGGAGAAGGAGCCGATATGGATGACAATGTCAGAAATCCGAAGGTGAAAATTGAAGCCCAGAATCAAGTAGTGAAACTACTGGAAATAGTAAGAGATACTAAACATCTATACAAGTCCAAAGAGATTGTTTTTACTTTAATAGGGAGAGTTAATGCTGTGATTAAGGCCCATAGAACTGATGTTCAACCTTTTTTTGGAACTGGAATTGCTTTTGATGAAAAATATTGGATGGCTTTATTGAGGCAAGTTCTTGTTGCCGGATATTTGACTAAAGATATTGAGACGTATGGTATTGTAAAAATAACCGACAAAGGTTTGGGTTTTATAAAAAAACCAAGCTCTTTCATGATGTCTGAAGATCATGAATATAATGAAACCTCTGATGAAGCCATTGTGACAGCTTCAAAATCAACTGGTGCTGTTGATGAAGTTTTAATGGGAATGTTGAAAGACTTAAGAAAAAAAGTAGCTAAGAAAATTGGGGTTCCTCCATTTGTAGTTTTTCAAGATCCCTCGCTAGAAGATATGGCTTTGAAATATCCAATTTCTCTAAATGAATTGATTAATATTCATGGAGTTGGTGAAGGTAAAGCTAAGAAATACGGTGCTGATTTTGTCGAACTAATCAATCGATATGTGGCTGATAATGAAATTATTCGCCCTGATGATTTAGTTGTTAAATCTACAGGAGTAAATTCAGCTAATAAATTGTATATCATTCAAAATATTGATAGAAAATTATCGCTAGATGATATTGCTAAGGCTAAAGGATTAACAATGGACCTGCTTATAAAGGAGATGGAACAAATTGTCTATTCAGGAACGAAGCTAAATATTAAATATTGGGTTGATGATATGCTTGATGAAGAGCAGCAAGAAGAAATTCATGATTATTTTATGGAATCAGAATCTGACAATATAGAAGGTGCCTTGAAAGAATTTGAAGGGGACTATGATATTGATGAATTGCGCTTGATGCGCATCAAATTTATTAGCGAAGTAGCTAATTAGTAGTAATGTTTCAAAGTCATAAGGTCTTAAAGTTTGAATTTTATCTTTAGGACCTAAGACCTAATACTTTAACTTTCGACGTAAATCTCAGCGCGATGCGGTTTTAAACCATCACGAACTTGTGTCATATGTTCATCCGTTACTACCATAAAAGCAATGGCGTGCATTTCATTACGGATTTCGAAGCCAGTTATATTCAAAGGTAATTTTTCAATTGCAATATATTCTTTAAGATGTATTTCATGATGTTCCGCCGTTTTTGAAGCGGCAGGCCCACGAAAATCCCATATCATTTTTATTTTTCTAGACATTATTTTTAAGGTTCAAAGTTTCAAAGTAGCAAAGGTACAGCTCTATTTTGAAAATGGACTTTATAATAATCAACTAATTCCACTTCAAAATACTATTTTTGCAAATGTTTTTGTTTTTCGAAAAAATGAAACAGTAATGCAATGATTAAAAAAGATAAAATGCCTCAAGAACTCCTTTTACAAGTAACTCCAGAAATTGCTGCGAATGAATCGTTGCTAAAAGACCATTTATCGAAACAAATTAAAGTTTCTGTTAATGAAATTCAGCATGTTGTTATTTTAAAACGTTCTATCGATGCACGTCAAAAAGCAATAAAGATTAACTTGAAAGTGGCTGTTTATTTGAAAGGGGAACCTTTTCAGGAATTAAAATTGGAACTTCCTTATTATCCAAATGTTGCCAGCGCACAAGAAGTATTAGTGGTGGGAGCAGGTCCTGCAGGTCTTTTTGCGGCTTTGCAATTAATAGAATTGGGCTTGAAGCCAATCGTAATCGAACGTGGAAAAGAGGTTCGTGGACGTCGTCGTGATTTGAAAGCGATTAATGTAGACCACATTGTAAATGAAGATTCTAATTATTGTTTTGGAGAAGGCGGAGCTGGGACTTATTCAGATGGGAAATTATATACCCGTTCTAAAAAACGTGGTGATGTAACCCGAATTTTAGAATTGTTAGTCGCTTATGGTGCTACACCAGATATTTTAGTAGAGGCACATCCACATATTGGAACAAATAAATTGCCACAAATTATTCAAGATATTCGAGAGAAAATTATTGAATGTGGTGGTCAGGTTTTATTTGAAACCAGAGTTACTGATATTTTGGTTAAGAATAATGAAGTGGAAGGAATAGTAACTCAAAATGGAGATACAATTTTGGCTAATAAATTAATTTTGGCCACGGGGCATTCCGCTCGTGATATTTATGAACTATTAGATAGAAAAAAAATATTTATTGAGGCAAAACCTTTTGCCTTGGGCGTAAGAGCGGAACATCCACAATCTTTAATTGATAGCATTCAATACAGTTGTGATTATCGTGGGGTACTTTTACCGCCTGCATCGTATAGTATTGTAAAGCAGGTAGGAGGTAGAGGAATGTATTCTTTTTGTATGTGTCCGGGAGGTGTAATTGCACCTTGTGCTACTAGTCCTGGTGAGGTGGTGACCAATGGTTGGTCTCCATCAAAAAGAGATCAAGCAACTGCCAATTCAGGGATTGTCATCGAATTGAAATTAGAAGATTTCAAACCTTTTGCTCAATTTGGCGCTTTGGCTGGAATGGAATTTCAAAAAAGTATCGAACAAAAGGCTTGGCATCTTGCAGGTGAAACCCAAAAAGTACCGGCACAACGCATGATTGATTTTACACAAAATAAAGTATCATCTGATATTCCAAAAACATCTTACGTACCAGGAACGACATCGGTAGAAATGGGGCAGGTTTTCCCAGGCTTCTTAACTCAAATATTAAGAGAAGGTTTTTCTGAATTTGGGAAATCCATGCGTGGGTATTTAACAAATGAAGCTATTTTACATGCTCCTGAATCAAGAACATCATCTCCAGTTCGTATTCCTAGAGATCCTATTTCCTATGAACACCTTCAAATAAAAGGATTGTATCCTTGCGGAGAAGGAGCAGGTTATGCGGGCGGAATAATATCAGCTGCCATTGACGGGGAGAAATGTGCTTTGATGATTGGGGAAAGTCTGCATAAAAAAACCTCGAATTAGTAATAAGTCGAGGTTTGTTCCAAAATTAGTAGTATTCTGTTTTTAAGGAACAAGAATTATTTTTCCAGTACTTTTTCTGCTTTCTAAATAATCGTGTGCTTTTTTTCCTTCAGAAAGTTTAAAAACGGTTGGTTTGGCAATTGTAATTTGGTTCATACTAATCCAGTTAAACAATTGATGCGCTCTCTTAATTCGTTCTTCTTTTGAGGTTAAATAACTCCATAAGTCACCACCTGTAAGTGTTTTGGAGGTATCCATTAGCATTCTTGGATTGATAAAATCAGGATCTCCACCCGCCATTCCAAAGAAAACAACTTGTCCACAATTTTTAGTTACTTCAAAACTATCGCTTAACGTACTGCCTACACTGTCATAAACCACATCGACTCCGTTTGGATAAAAGGACAGCACCTGCTCTTTCCAGTCTTCGGAATACAAGAATGCTTTGTCTGCTCCATTTTTTAAGGAAACAGTCGCTTTTTCACTTGATGAGGTTAACCCAATAACTGTTGCACCCAAAAGTTTGCTTATTTGAGTTAAAAATTGTCCCACTCCTCCCGCAGAAGCATGAATTAATACTGTTTCGTCTTTTTGAGTTTTATGGCTGTCTGTTGCTAAGTAATGCGCTGTTAGGCCTTGTAAAAGTACAGTTGCAGCGGTTTCAAAAGAAATAGATTCTGGTAAAGGAATGACGTGGTCAAGAGGTACGGCTACTAATTCGGCATTCGCATACGGTACGTCAGCAAATGCGATTCGGTCTCCAATTTTGAAATGAGCACTTCCGTTTGCGTCTACTACAACTCCTGCTCCTTCATATCCTGCTATAAACGGAGGGTTTCCTACAAGATGATAATTGCCTTTTCGTCGGTAAACATCTGCGAAGTTTACTCCTATAGCACGCATTTCCACAAGAATCTCCTCTTCTTTTAATGTAGGGCTAGGGATATCTATATATTCAAGAACATCTGAAGTGCCAAATGTTGAAAAAGTTAATGCTTTCATTTTTTATTTTTTTGTACTGCAAAGAACGGAAATAGAATTCTAGAATTCTATTTCCGTTCTTAAAAGGTTTTTATAAAAATAAAAGGATACTATTTTTTGTAATTAGCTTTGATTGAAGATGTGTTTGTTGATTTTATTGAATAATACTATTTCGTCAATAGGTTTAGAAATATAATCATTCATGCCCACTGCTTTGCATTTTTCGACATCAGCAGTAGTGACATCAGCAGTTAAGGCAATAAT
The Flavobacterium sp. WC2421 genome window above contains:
- a CDS encoding SIS domain-containing protein, which encodes MISKENILATAKKTILAESKAITKLTDYLDENFSDATQAIYNSKGRLIVTGIGKSAIIAQKMVATFNSTGTPSMFLHAAEAIHGDLGMVQNDDIIICISKSGNSPEIKVLVPLLKRFGNTLIAITGNTTSFLAKGSDFILNTTVESEACPINLAPTSSTTAQLVMGDAMAVCLMEIRDFKAEDFAKYHPGGALGKKLLLKVKDMLEHTLKPMVSPDTPIKKVIFEISEKRLGVTAVVENDKVIGIITDGDIRRMLNERDTFADLTAKDIMTKNPKLIQSNDMVVDAFNILEDFSITQLVVVDQQEYKGVLHLHDILKEGII
- a CDS encoding RecQ family ATP-dependent DNA helicase — protein: MNSNEIDIHKELKKYFGFSQFKGLQEQVIKSLLSKQNTFVIMPTGGGKSLCYQLPALTQEGTAIVVSPLIALMKNQVDAIRSLSSEAGIAHVLNSSLTKTEIAQVKKDITSGLTKLLYVAPESLTKEENVNFLKSVTVSFVAIDEAHCISEWGHDFRPEYRNLKNIIKQLGDIPVIGLTATATPKVQEDILKNLDMCDAKTFKASFNRPNLYYEVRTKTKNIESDIIRFIKQHKGKSGIIYCLSRKKVEAIAEVLQVNGISAVPYHAGLDAKTRAKHQDMFLMEDVDVVVATIAFGMGIDKPDVRFVIHHDIPKSLESYYQETGRAGRDGGEGHCLAYYSYKDVEKLEKFMSGKPVAEQEIGFALLQEVVAYAETSMSRRKFLLHYFGEEFDSETGEGADMDDNVRNPKVKIEAQNQVVKLLEIVRDTKHLYKSKEIVFTLIGRVNAVIKAHRTDVQPFFGTGIAFDEKYWMALLRQVLVAGYLTKDIETYGIVKITDKGLGFIKKPSSFMMSEDHEYNETSDEAIVTASKSTGAVDEVLMGMLKDLRKKVAKKIGVPPFVVFQDPSLEDMALKYPISLNELINIHGVGEGKAKKYGADFVELINRYVADNEIIRPDDLVVKSTGVNSANKLYIIQNIDRKLSLDDIAKAKGLTMDLLIKEMEQIVYSGTKLNIKYWVDDMLDEEQQEEIHDYFMESESDNIEGALKEFEGDYDIDELRLMRIKFISEVAN
- a CDS encoding NAD(P)/FAD-dependent oxidoreductase; its protein translation is MPQELLLQVTPEIAANESLLKDHLSKQIKVSVNEIQHVVILKRSIDARQKAIKINLKVAVYLKGEPFQELKLELPYYPNVASAQEVLVVGAGPAGLFAALQLIELGLKPIVIERGKEVRGRRRDLKAINVDHIVNEDSNYCFGEGGAGTYSDGKLYTRSKKRGDVTRILELLVAYGATPDILVEAHPHIGTNKLPQIIQDIREKIIECGGQVLFETRVTDILVKNNEVEGIVTQNGDTILANKLILATGHSARDIYELLDRKKIFIEAKPFALGVRAEHPQSLIDSIQYSCDYRGVLLPPASYSIVKQVGGRGMYSFCMCPGGVIAPCATSPGEVVTNGWSPSKRDQATANSGIVIELKLEDFKPFAQFGALAGMEFQKSIEQKAWHLAGETQKVPAQRMIDFTQNKVSSDIPKTSYVPGTTSVEMGQVFPGFLTQILREGFSEFGKSMRGYLTNEAILHAPESRTSSPVRIPRDPISYEHLQIKGLYPCGEGAGYAGGIISAAIDGEKCALMIGESLHKKTSN
- a CDS encoding quinone oxidoreductase; protein product: MKALTFSTFGTSDVLEYIDIPSPTLKEEEILVEMRAIGVNFADVYRRKGNYHLVGNPPFIAGYEGAGVVVDANGSAHFKIGDRIAFADVPYANAELVAVPLDHVIPLPESISFETAATVLLQGLTAHYLATDSHKTQKDETVLIHASAGGVGQFLTQISKLLGATVIGLTSSSEKATVSLKNGADKAFLYSEDWKEQVLSFYPNGVDVVYDSVGSTLSDSFEVTKNCGQVVFFGMAGGDPDFINPRMLMDTSKTLTGGDLWSYLTSKEERIKRAHQLFNWISMNQITIAKPTVFKLSEGKKAHDYLESRKSTGKIILVP